A segment of the Trifolium pratense cultivar HEN17-A07 linkage group LG7, ARS_RC_1.1, whole genome shotgun sequence genome:
AGCAAAGATATTTTTCCTAGAGTAATTTTGACTGATAGGGAGTTTGTTTTGATGAATgcaattaaagatatatttcCACATACTACTAATATGCTTTGTACGTGGCACATAATCAAAAATGTGAATGCGAGATGCACCGTGCAAATACCTAAGGATATGAAACAGAAGGTGAAAAATTTGTGGAGAGATGTTGTTGAAAGTCCGGATGAGGTGGAGTATCAGCAACGGTTGAATGCGTTTCAGCAAGCATGTGTTAATTCAAGCAATTTTGTCGAATATGTCAATAACACCTGGTTGGCCCCTCACAAAGAACAATTTGTTGAAGCATGGACCAATCGAGTGATGCATTTAGGAAACACAACGACTAataggtataatttttttattttaaaattgaaattatatttttctttttttggcgtTTAATTGACTATTGTTTGCAATTTGATATTTAGAGTTGAGTCTGCACATTGGAGACTGAAGAAAATGTTG
Coding sequences within it:
- the LOC123895974 gene encoding uncharacterized protein LOC123895974: MTFAVGFAYMESEKTDNYHWALDIFPHTTNMLCTWHIIKNVNARCTVQIPKDMKQKVKNLWRDVVESPDEVEYQQRLNAFQQACVNSSNFVEYVNNTWLAPHKEQFVEAWTNRVMHLGNTTTNRVESAHWRLKKMLEHSKGDLCKCLEGMNDNIRLEVDKIKKSFQKSFYYTEKTHSSPFFQYLRNFVSRAAMTLISDEMERIGIVGTNKNLCGCKLRSTSVYRYR